One window of the Thioflexithrix psekupsensis genome contains the following:
- a CDS encoding lipid-binding SYLF domain-containing protein produces MSIRLWFTSGLLLLCSCGVASGQSSEYDAQPADSLWSEMTVSMAEVEEKITHAINIINNFINSGVSSDIKQQAQAIVIIPRLFRVSFIMGGKTGAGLLLFRLPDGTWSSPLFVLLSGGSLGLQLGASSSDVLLLFRSAADLDVLENGKVTLTAIAAVAVGNFGKASVAATDIRFKADIYAWLRQRGLFLGVALEGALLDLDMPTMQAFYAPNEINFNALRYGTLIHTHSLVGELRELLKGWE; encoded by the coding sequence ATGTCTATAAGACTATGGTTTACAAGTGGATTGTTGCTGCTGTGTTCATGTGGTGTGGCATCAGGACAATCTTCTGAATACGATGCACAGCCTGCCGACTCGTTGTGGTCTGAGATGACCGTGAGTATGGCTGAGGTGGAAGAGAAAATAACTCATGCTATTAATATTATTAATAATTTTATTAATAGTGGCGTGTCCAGTGACATCAAACAGCAGGCGCAAGCCATCGTGATTATTCCCCGTTTATTTCGTGTCAGTTTTATTATGGGCGGGAAAACGGGGGCGGGGCTGTTGTTATTCCGTTTGCCAGATGGCACGTGGAGTTCTCCGTTATTTGTTTTATTGTCGGGCGGGAGTTTGGGTTTGCAATTGGGGGCATCGTCCAGTGATGTGTTATTGTTATTTCGTTCGGCGGCGGATTTGGATGTATTAGAAAATGGGAAAGTGACTTTAACGGCGATTGCAGCGGTTGCGGTGGGAAATTTTGGTAAAGCCAGTGTGGCTGCAACGGATATTCGTTTTAAAGCGGATATTTATGCGTGGTTACGTCAGCGGGGTTTATTTTTAGGCGTGGCTTTAGAAGGGGCGTTGCTTGATCTGGATATGCCGACAATGCAGGCATTTTATGCACCTAATGAAATTAATTTTAATGCGTTACGTTATGGCACGTTAATCCATACGCATTCTCTGGTGGGGGAATTGCGGGAATTGTTGAAGGGATGGGAGTAA
- the rpoS gene encoding RNA polymerase sigma factor RpoS, with translation MDEDDVTATIDDGDIELGEGDDELPPEEDDSTLVQHVATVDDTERDATRLYLNEIGFSALLTPEEEIHYARLAQRGDQAARKRMIEANLRLVVKIARRYMNRGLALLDLIEEGNLGLIRAVEKFDPERGFRFSTYATWWIKQTIDRALMNQTRTIRLPIHVVKEINVYLRAARTLSQQLDREPTSEDVAQLLNKPVEEVKRMLGLNERVTSVDTPRTTDSEKSLLDTIPDEQHVDPSLLLQDEDVMRHVQLWLSQLNEKQRTVLERRFGLDGDEVATLEQVGYKIGITRERVRQIQIEALRRLREILEREGFSGEALFK, from the coding sequence ATGGACGAAGATGATGTAACGGCAACAATTGACGATGGTGACATCGAACTCGGTGAGGGAGATGATGAATTACCTCCCGAAGAAGACGATAGCACGCTGGTGCAACACGTTGCTACAGTGGACGATACGGAGCGTGACGCAACACGGTTGTATTTAAATGAAATTGGGTTTTCTGCTTTATTAACCCCAGAAGAAGAAATTCACTACGCCCGCCTCGCACAACGCGGCGATCAAGCCGCCCGCAAACGTATGATTGAAGCCAATTTGCGTTTGGTGGTAAAAATTGCGCGGCGTTATATGAATCGTGGTTTGGCGTTATTGGATTTAATTGAAGAGGGTAATTTGGGTTTAATTCGGGCGGTGGAAAAATTTGATCCTGAACGGGGATTTCGCTTTTCAACGTATGCGACATGGTGGATTAAGCAAACGATTGATCGGGCTTTGATGAATCAAACCCGCACGATTCGTTTACCCATTCATGTGGTGAAAGAGATTAATGTGTATTTGCGGGCGGCGCGAACCTTGTCGCAACAGTTGGATCGAGAGCCGACTTCGGAAGATGTCGCACAACTCTTGAATAAGCCTGTAGAAGAAGTGAAGCGAATGTTGGGATTAAATGAGCGGGTGACTTCAGTGGATACGCCGCGTACAACGGATTCAGAAAAATCGTTGTTAGACACTATTCCTGATGAGCAGCATGTTGACCCTTCTTTGTTATTACAAGATGAAGATGTGATGCGTCACGTGCAACTGTGGTTGTCACAGTTGAACGAAAAACAACGCACCGTACTAGAACGTCGATTTGGTTTAGACGGTGATGAGGTGGCGACTTTGGAGCAGGTCGGTTATAAAATCGGCATCACTCGTGAGCGAGTGCGCCAAATTCAAATCGAAGCCCTAAGACGCTTACGCGAAATTTTAGAACGGGAAGGATTTTCAGGAGAGGCTTTATTTAAGTAA
- a CDS encoding HlyC/CorC family transporter, whose product MSSLYLSLLLGALVFLILSSAFFSSSETSMMAINRYRLKHLAAQKHKGALRVSRLLERPDRLIGVILLGNNFVNILASSIATVLAIQLLGEEVGIPIATLALTVIILIFGEVTPKTIAVLHPEKLAFPASFIITPLLKISYPLVWLVNSISNVLLRLFGIDVNPVNHQRLNSEELRSVVHEAEGIIPKRHQQMLLGILDLERATVEDIMVPRNEIVGIDLDDSEEEIAEQIANAQHTRLPIYRESIDNVVGIVHLRKLIRLFRHQSFSREALENMARDLYFVPEGTPLNTQLINFQHHKRRIGLVVNEYGEIQGLVTLEDILEEVVGEFTTNPDAISPEIHPQSDGTYLVDGSITIRELNRVMQWQLPTEGPKTLNGLILDYLEVIPETGTSLRLHGYPMEVVQMANNAIKTVRIHPIRRMPPPPK is encoded by the coding sequence TTGTCTAGTTTATATTTGAGTTTACTCTTAGGTGCATTGGTCTTTCTTATTCTTTCTTCGGCTTTTTTTTCGTCTTCAGAAACCAGTATGATGGCGATTAATCGTTATCGGCTAAAACATTTGGCCGCCCAAAAGCATAAGGGAGCTTTGCGTGTTAGTCGATTATTGGAACGCCCAGATCGCTTAATTGGGGTTATTTTACTGGGTAATAATTTTGTTAATATTTTAGCCTCGTCAATTGCTACGGTATTGGCTATTCAATTATTAGGAGAAGAGGTTGGTATTCCTATTGCCACATTAGCATTGACGGTTATCATTTTGATATTCGGTGAGGTGACACCAAAAACCATCGCCGTGTTGCATCCTGAGAAATTAGCTTTTCCTGCCTCTTTTATTATCACGCCATTATTAAAAATATCTTACCCATTAGTGTGGTTGGTAAATAGCATTAGTAATGTGTTGTTGCGTTTATTTGGTATTGATGTAAATCCTGTGAATCATCAACGTTTAAATTCGGAAGAATTGCGTTCGGTGGTGCATGAAGCGGAGGGCATTATTCCTAAACGTCACCAACAAATGTTATTGGGTATTTTGGATTTGGAGCGAGCGACTGTTGAAGATATTATGGTGCCGCGTAATGAAATTGTGGGGATTGATTTAGACGATTCTGAGGAGGAAATTGCAGAGCAAATTGCCAACGCACAACACACCCGCTTACCGATTTATCGAGAAAGTATTGATAATGTGGTGGGGATTGTGCATTTACGTAAATTAATCCGTTTATTTCGTCACCAATCTTTCTCTCGTGAAGCCTTAGAAAATATGGCGCGTGATCTTTATTTTGTGCCAGAAGGAACGCCGCTTAATACCCAATTAATTAACTTTCAACATCATAAACGCCGTATTGGTTTGGTGGTGAATGAATATGGTGAAATTCAAGGTTTAGTCACCTTAGAAGATATTTTAGAAGAAGTGGTCGGCGAATTCACTACCAATCCTGATGCCATTAGCCCTGAAATTCATCCTCAAAGTGATGGGACTTATTTGGTTGATGGTAGCATTACGATTCGTGAATTAAATCGTGTGATGCAGTGGCAATTACCCACTGAAGGCCCAAAAACCTTAAATGGTTTAATTCTGGATTATTTAGAAGTGATTCCAGAAACAGGTACAAGTTTACGCTTACATGGCTATCCAATGGAAGTGGTGCAAATGGCCAATAATGCGATAAAAACTGTCCGTATTCACCCGATTCGACGAATGCCCCCTCCACCAAAGTAA